A stretch of DNA from Hoeflea ulvae:
AGCGCGGCCATAGCCTTTGTCTCGCAGATCATCCTGGCCCGGCTGATGGGCGAGTTCGAATACGGGATATTCGTTTTCGTCTGGGTCATCGCTGTCATTCTCGGCAATCTCTCCTGCCTCGGATTTCACACGACAGTCATCCGGTTCCTGCCGCAATACCGCAGCGCGGGCGCCGACGAGTCTATCCGCGGCCTGACCGCGACGGCGCGGATTTTCGCCCTGGTCTCGGCGACCCTGATCGCGGCCACCGGCATCGCGGCCCTTTATCTGCTGGGCGACAAGATCCAGGCGCATTACATCCAGCCGCTGTTTGTCGGCGCCTTCGTGCTGCCGATGATCGCCCTGGGCGATGTGCTGGACGGCACCGCGCGCGCCAATGGCTGGCCGGTTCATGCGCTCGGCCCGACCTACATCATCCGGCCGCTGCTGATCCTGTCGCTTGTCGCCTGCGCCATCGGGCTGGGGCGAATGGCCGATGCCAACACCGCCATCCTGGCGGCCCTGGCTGCGGCCTATCTGACCACGATCCTTCAATATGTGGTGATCACGGGCAAGCTGAAACAGCGTTTCCCGGCGCCCGGAATCCAGATCCATTTCAGAACCTGGCTGACGGTGGCCTTCCCGATCTTCCTGATCGAGGGCTTCTATTTCATGCTCACCAATTCCGACGTGATCATCGTCGGCCTCTATTTGCCGCCGGAAAAGGTGGCGGTCTATTTCGCCGCAGCCAAGACCATGGCGCTGGTGCATTTCGTCTATTTCGCCGTCAAGGCCGCGGTTGCCCAGCGGTTTTCGAGCCTTGTGTCGGGAACCGACCGCGCCGCGCTGTCGGCCTTTGCCCGGCTGACCGTTCAGTGGACATTCTGGCCGTCGCTGCTGGTCGGCGGCCTGGTGATCCTGGCCGGTCCGTTTCTGTTGTCGCTGTTCGGCCCCGCCTTCCAGGAAGGCCACATGATCATGATCGTGCTGTTTGCCGGGATCATCGCCAAGGCCATGATCGGCCCGGGTGAAGTGCTGCTGACCATGGCCGGCGAACACCGGATCTGCGCAGCGATCTACGCCGTGGCGCTGGCCGCCAATCTCGGCATCAACATCGTGCTCATCCCGGTCTGGGGCCTGCTCGGCGCGGCAACAGCCACCGCTGCGGCCATGGTCATCGAGGCGGGCCTGCTCCACATCATCATACGCCGGCGGCTGGGCATCGTCATGTTCATCGCAGCAGGTCCGGCCTCCGGCCGCGGCCGGTTCGGAACGGAAACAGGATAGATCATGGCTTCAAGTCCAGTTGTTCAGGATGAGGTCGCCAGCCAGGCCAACGCGATGATTGGCGAGTTCGCTGACGTCGAGACCGCCCGTCCGCTCCCCGACCGCGATGTCGCCGTCGGGCGGGAAGGCCGGCATCTGGCCATCTATCCGGCGCGCGCCGGCTATGAATTGCAGGAAGAGCTCGATTTCCTCACCAACCGCGCGCTGGAGCCCAACGTGTTCTTCTCGAGCCGTTTCCTGGCGCCCGCCATGCCACGGCTCGAGGACCGGGTCATTCGTCTCATGCTGATGCGCGATGAATCCGAAACCCATTCGCGCATGCGGCTGATGCTGCCGTTCTCGGTGGAAAAACCCGGCTTCTCCGTCGGCGCGTCGATCATCCGGGCCTGGGCCAACCCCTTCGGCCCCCTGGGAACGCCGCTGCTTGACCGTGAAGACGCGGCAGAAACGCTGGACAACATGCTCGAGGCGCTTTCGCGGCCCGAGAGCGGCCTGCCGGGCATCCTCGTGCTGCCGGACCTGCGGCTCGACGGGCCCGTTGCCAGCCTGTTGCGCGCCGTGGCCCTGGGCCGCAACCTTTCGGTTGCCGTCACCGACGAGGCCCAGCGGCCGATGCTGCAGAGCACCCTCGACGCCGAAGACTATCTCGGCCACGCGGTGTCCCCGCATCACCGCCGCGAGATGCGCCGGCAGTGGCGCCGCCTCTCCGAACATGGCGAGGTGACCTACACGGTTGCCCGTCAGCCTGATGAAATCCGCTATCATCTGGAAGAATTTCTGACTCTGGAGGATTCGGGCTGGAAGGGGCGCCGCAAGAGCGCCATGGTCGCCGACCGCTACCGCGCAGCCTTCGCCCGGGAAGCGATCAACAGCCTGGCCGAAACCGACAGCGTGCGCATTCACAGCCTGGCTCTTGACGGCGAGGCCATCGCATCGATGATCGTCTTCGTTTCCTCAGGCGACGCCTGGACCTGGAAAACCGCCTATGACGAAACCTATGCCCGCTATTCGCCCGGCAAGCTTCTGGTCGACCGGCTGACGGAATGGCATCTCGATGATCTCAACATCCAGCGCACCGATTCCTGCGCGGTTCCCGACCACCCGATCATGAGCCGGATGTGGACCGAGCGCGAAAGCATGGGCACCATGGTGATCGGGCTCAACGCCGGGCACGACCGCGATGTCCGCCAGGTCGCGACCCAGCTCCACATCTACCGCAACACCCGCAACATCGCCCGGATGCTGCGCGAGAAGATCCGCGGCATCGCCCGCCGCTGATCAGGTGCCCGACGCGGCGGCAGCTTCGGCAATCGCCCTGTCCCGGAGCTCGCGGCGGATCACCTTGCCGGTCGTGGTCAATGGCAGGCTGTCGACAAATTCGATCTCGCGCGGATATTCATGCGCCGACAGCCGGGTCTTGACCCAGTCGCGCACCGACTCCGCCAGCTCCGCATCGGCACTGACCCCCGGCGCCACCACCACATAGGCCTTGACGATTTCGGTGCGGATCGCGTCGGGCTTGCCCACCGCCGCCGCAAGCACCACCGCCGGATGTCCGGTCAGGCAATCCTCGATCTCGCCCGGTCCGATCCGGTATCCCGACGAGGTGATGACATCGTCGTCGCGCCCGAAAAACGAGAAATACCCGTCCGCATCGCGAACGCCCTGGTCGCCGGTCAGCATCCAGTCGCCGATGAATTTTGCCTCGGTCGCGGCGTCATTCTGCCAGTAGCCCAGAAACATCACCGGGTCGGGACGACTGACCGCGATCTGGCCCGAGGTGCCATCCGGCACGACGGTGCCCTGATCATCAATCACCGCCACCTCGTGTCCCGGCACCGGCTTGCCGATGGCGCCCCCACGGCTGACTCCGAGCATTGCGCAGGATGCCAGCACCAGATTGCATTCGGTCTGGCCGTAGAATTCATTGATGGTCAGGCCAAGCACCCGCTGCGCCCAGTCATAGGTTTCACGGCCCAGGGCCTCGCCGCCCGAACCGACGGTGCGCAGATCGAGCCGGTGGCGCGACAGCGGATCGGTGACCGTGCGCATGATCCTGAGCGCGGTAGGCGGAATGAAGGCGTTGCGCACCTGCATCTCCGCCATGATCCGGTAGGCCAGTTCCGGGTCGAATTTCTGCGCGCGGGACGATACCACCGGCACGCCGAGCAGCAGTCCCGGCAACAGCACATTGAGCAGGCCGCCGGCCCAGGCCCAGTCCGCCGGGGTCCACAGCTTGTCGCCCGGCTGCGGCATGAATTCATGATGGGTCTGCACGCCTGGAATATGACCGATCAGCACCCTGTGCCCGTGCAGCGCGCCCTTGGGCGGCCCGGTGGTGCCCGAAGTAAAGATCATCAATGCCGGATCGTCGGCGCGGGTCGCAACCGCGATCGGCCCATCCGGATGACCTTGCTCCAGCCTGTCAAAGCCGACCGCATCGCCGCCGTCGTCGTCACCGGTAACGATGATCGTTTCAAGTGCGCTCAGCCGCTCCCTGATGGCAAGGATCTTGTCGCGTCCGGTCGCGGTCGTCACAAGCGCTGTCGCGCCTGACGCGGTGAGACGGTGCTCGACCGCCTCGACCCCGAACAGCAGCGCCAGCGGCACCGCGATCGCGCCCAGCTTGTAGATCGCCACATGGGCAATCGCCGTTTCGAATCCCTGCGGCAGCATCAGCGCCACCCGGTCGCCGGGCTTGACGCCAAGCGATCTCAGCCCGCGGGCAAAGGCATTGGAGCGCCGCGCCAGCGCGCCGTAGCTCAGCCGCTCGGGCGCGCCGTCCGGATTGAAATGCTCAAGGCAGATCCGCTCCGGCTCACGCGCCGCCCAGTCATCCGACACAGCCGAGCCGATGTTGAAAAACTCCGGAACGTCCCACGAAAACCGCGAGGCAATATCCTCGAGCGTCTCTCCCGCCGGCAGCAGCATGACTGAAAATCCTCGCACACACATTTCACTCTGCTCGCCGCAGATTCTCACGCGGACAGCCGGAAACCAGATCAAGTCCTATCAGGCGTCAGGGGCGGAATGAAGAGGGTCGGAAGCATTGCTGAATGCGCAGTGGCACGATCACGCAAAGAAAAATTGGTGCCCCCTTCCGGACTCGAACCGGAACTCCTTGCAGAACCGCATTTTGAGTGCGGCGCGTCTACCAATTCCGCCAAAGGGGCGCTGCGCCGGTCGAACCGGTGCAGACGGCGGGACTATAGTCAGCGATTTGTTCCGGTCAAACGCTTTTTTCAACATCCCGTCGGCCGGATTGAAGATCAAATCGCACCGCCACAAGGCCTGTTTACCCCGCCGGTCTTTGCGATTAAGACCCTGACGGTGCCGCACGACAGGAAGAAGCCTTTTCATGCTACGCAGACTCTACAACTGGACCATGTCGCTGGCGGGAACCCGTCACGCCGAAAAGGGACTCTTCGGCGTGTCTTTCGCCGAAAGCTCGTTCTTTCCGATTCCGCCGGACGTGCTGCTCATTCCGATGACGCTTGCCAAGCCGCGCAACTGGGTCCGGCTCGCGCTGATCTGCACCATCGCATCGGTGATCGGCGCATTCGTGGGCTATGCCATCGGCATGTTCCTCTACGAGAGCGTCGGAAAATGGCTGCTGGAAACCTATGGCGCTGCCGACAAGTTTGACAAGATTTCGCAGTGGTACAACACCTGGGGCGGCTGGGGCGTGCTGTTTGCGGCGATAACGCCGTTTCCCTACAAGGTGCTGACCATCTTTTCCGGCGCCACCGGGCTCAACCTGTTTGTCTTTGCCGGTGTCAGCATCATCGGCCGGGCCTTCCGGTTCTTCCTCGTCACCTGGTTGCTGTCTCGCTTCGGCGAGCCGATCCGGCTGTTCATCGAAAAATATCTCGGCCTTCTTTTCACCCTGTTCATGGTGCTGTTGGTCGGTGGATTTTATGCAATCAAATATGTGTTCTGACCATGCCGGCATCTGACCTGACCACCTCCTCCGCCCGAGACATCCGGACCAGGACAGCGCTGTTTCTGGCGCTTGCCATGGCGGCTGTGGTCGGCACGGCGCTCGGCTTCGAGCATATCGGCGGCTATATCCCCTGCGCGCTGTGTCTCGAGCAGCGCATGCCCTATTATGCCGGCGCGCCGCTGATGCTCATCGCCGCCGTCGTTTCCCGCGCAGGCGGACCGTCCTGGGCCGTGCGCGGCTTGCTGGCCGTGGGCGGATTGCTGATGCTCTACGGACTTGTGCTCGGCGTCTACCATTCCGGCGTCGAATGGCACTGGTGGGACGGGCCCGCTTCCTGCGCGACATCGGCCGATGCCGTAACCCGGGACGCCGGATCGCTGCTGGGTGATCTCAGCTCGAAAAAGCCGCCATCCTGCGATGCTGCCGCGCTGCGGGTGCTCGGCCTTTCCTTTGCCGGCTGGAACGTGCTTGCCAGTGCTGCGCTCGCCGCAATCGCCATCCGCGGCACGCTGGTCAAGCGCTGAGCCATCGGGTCAGGGCTGCAGCTCGACATCCCAGTAAAGATAGTCCATCCAGCTTTCATGCAGGTGGTTGGGCGGAAACATCCGCCCGTTCTTGTGCAGGTCCTGCACGCTGGGACGATAGGGTTTTTGCTGCGGGATCATCCCCGCCTGCTTGGGCATCACCCCGCCCTTGCGCAGATTGCAGGGCGAACAGGCCGCCACCACATTCTCCCAGGTGGTTTCACCGCCGCAGCGCCGCGGAATGACATGGTCGAAGGTCAGCTCATTGGGAGAGCCGCAATACTGGCATTCGAACCGGTCGCGCAGAAACAGGTTGAACCGCGTAAATGCCGGATACCGTGATGGCTTGATATAGGTCTTCAGGCAGACCACGCTCGGCACCCGCATCGAAAACGACGGTGACGACACGGCGTGATCATATTCCGCGACAATCTGCACCCGGTCGAGAAACACCGCCTTGACGGCATCCTGCCACGACCACAGCGACAGCGGGTAATAACTCAAAGGTCTGTAATCAGCGTTCAGAACGAGCGCCGGCAGTGACTGCGGGGATACAAAAATCGTCAATTTGCTCTCCTGAGCGAGTGCGATTCGGCATCTGCGGAGATCATATTATGCTGGACATGACAGGCTTGTGAAGCGCCGTCTTCGAAATGGCGTTCCGGGCTGTTTTCGCGGGCCTGTCAGCTTGCCAGCGGCGTTGCATCGCGGCCCATCGCTTGCGCGTAATAGGCCCAGAGCAGCCGCGCCGCCACGCCGCGCCAGGGGCTCCAGTCCTGGGCCAGGTCGGCCAGCACCCTGGTTTGCGGCCGGACCTCGAGACCCATCAGATGCGCCGCCGCACTTTGCAGCGCCACATCACCTGCCGGAAAGATGTCCGGGTGCCCGGCGCAAAACAGCAGATAGACCTCGGCCGTCCATGGCCCCAGCCCCTTGATGACCGTCAGGCGCTCGATCGCCTCGCGGCCCTCGAGCCCGCACAGATGCTCGAGATCAAGCGCCCCGCCAAGCACGGCCTCGCCGACCCGGCGCACCGTTTCTGCCTTGGCGCGCGAGAGGCCGGCAGCGCGCAATTGCGCGTCCGACAGGGCCAGTACCGCAGCCGGGCTGATCTCGCCCGCTGCCAGTTCCAGCTTGCGCCACAGCGCATTGGCGCTGGCCTTGGAGACCATTTGCGACAGGATGATTTCAGTCAGCGCGGCATAGCCCGGCGGTTTGCGGCGCAGCGGCACCGGACCGGCAAGTTTGATCGCCCGGGCCAGTCGCGGATCGGCCTGCGCCAGCGCCGCCAGGCCCTCGGCAATATCGTCCATGTTGTCAATCCGGCGCATCATTGCCTTCCTCGCCGCAGGCCCCGGCCCCGTGACCGGACCCCGTGACGGAACCGTTGAAAAATGACATGAAACACCATGCTCCACGCCAACACCACACATAACCGGCAACAGCCCCGCACCACAGTGCGGTTTGCGCCCAGCCCGAACGGGCTGCTGCATCTCGGCCATGCCCGGTCCGCGATCCTGAATGCGCGCTTTGCCGCCGCACATGACGGCAGGTTCCTGCTGCGCATCGAGGACATCGACATCACCCGGGCCCGGCCCGAATACGAGGCGGCCATCGTCAAGGATCTGGATTGGCTCGGACTTTCCTGGAGCAAACCGGTGCGGCGGCAGTCGGATCATTTTGCCGACTACGCATCGGCGCTGACGGAGTTGCGCAGGCTCGGCCTTATCTATCCGGCCTTCCTGAGCCGCTCGGAAACCCAGGCACGGGTTCGCGATATCGAATCGACGGGCCGGTCATGGCCGCGCGATCCCGACGGCGCGCCGCATTATCCCGGCGATGACCGCAACCTGTCCGATGCGGAGCGCATGGCGAGAATTGCGGACGGGGCCCCGCATGCCTGGCGGCTGGACATGACGGCAGCGCTCACCGGCCTGGGGGTCGGGCTCACATGGAACGAGCACGGCGCCGGGCCCGAGGGCGAGACCGGCCGCATTGCCGCCGACCCCGCCGCCTGGGGCGATGTGCTGCTGGCGCGCCGCGACATCCCGGCGAGCTATCACGTGGCGGTCAGTGTTGATGACGCCATCCAGGAAATCACCGATGTCATCCGCGGGCAGGACCTGTTCGCTGCCACATCGGTCCACCGCTTGCTGCAGCACTTGCTCGGCCTGCCCGTCCCCCGCTACCGGCATCATGGCCTGGTGCTCGACGGCAGCGGACAAAAGCTCTCCAAAAGCGATGGCGCCACTTCACTTGCCTCGCTCAGGGACCAGGGCCTGGCCCCGGTCGATGTCATTGCCCTGGCCGGCCTGGCGCCAGACGGCTGACACCGAAGCGATGGCCCTGACGCAGCGAACGCCCTGCCCGGCATTGTCAACCAGGAGTGATTATGGGATTTGAAGCGCTTCAGGAACAGGGGCCCGTCTTGCGATGAATGGTGAAGACCAAAAGAGGACCATTGTGGTGACCGGCAGCTCGAGCGGCATCGGCGCCTTTTGCGCCCGCGCGCTTCAGGCGGATGGCTGGCGCGTGATCGCCACCGCCCGCACGCCCGACGATATCGCCCGGCTCAAGCAGGACGGCCTCGAGGCGTTCTATCTCGACTATGCCAATCCGCTGAGCATTGCCAAGTTCTTCGACCAGGCCATGGCCGCCACCGGCGGGCGCTGTGATGCGCTGTTCAACAATGGCGGCTATGGTCAGGTGGGCGCAGTCGAGGACCTTCCCGTCGATGCCTTGCGCGCCCAGTTCGAGGCCAATGTCTTTGGCTGGCACGACCTCACCCGCCGGGTAATTCCGGTG
This window harbors:
- a CDS encoding AMP-binding protein → MLLPAGETLEDIASRFSWDVPEFFNIGSAVSDDWAAREPERICLEHFNPDGAPERLSYGALARRSNAFARGLRSLGVKPGDRVALMLPQGFETAIAHVAIYKLGAIAVPLALLFGVEAVEHRLTASGATALVTTATGRDKILAIRERLSALETIIVTGDDDGGDAVGFDRLEQGHPDGPIAVATRADDPALMIFTSGTTGPPKGALHGHRVLIGHIPGVQTHHEFMPQPGDKLWTPADWAWAGGLLNVLLPGLLLGVPVVSSRAQKFDPELAYRIMAEMQVRNAFIPPTALRIMRTVTDPLSRHRLDLRTVGSGGEALGRETYDWAQRVLGLTINEFYGQTECNLVLASCAMLGVSRGGAIGKPVPGHEVAVIDDQGTVVPDGTSGQIAVSRPDPVMFLGYWQNDAATEAKFIGDWMLTGDQGVRDADGYFSFFGRDDDVITSSGYRIGPGEIEDCLTGHPAVVLAAAVGKPDAIRTEIVKAYVVVAPGVSADAELAESVRDWVKTRLSAHEYPREIEFVDSLPLTTTGKVIRRELRDRAIAEAAAASGT
- the gluQRS gene encoding tRNA glutamyl-Q(34) synthetase GluQRS; translated protein: MLHANTTHNRQQPRTTVRFAPSPNGLLHLGHARSAILNARFAAAHDGRFLLRIEDIDITRARPEYEAAIVKDLDWLGLSWSKPVRRQSDHFADYASALTELRRLGLIYPAFLSRSETQARVRDIESTGRSWPRDPDGAPHYPGDDRNLSDAERMARIADGAPHAWRLDMTAALTGLGVGLTWNEHGAGPEGETGRIAADPAAWGDVLLARRDIPASYHVAVSVDDAIQEITDVIRGQDLFAATSVHRLLQHLLGLPVPRYRHHGLVLDGSGQKLSKSDGATSLASLRDQGLAPVDVIALAGLAPDG
- a CDS encoding GNAT family N-acetyltransferase; this encodes MASSPVVQDEVASQANAMIGEFADVETARPLPDRDVAVGREGRHLAIYPARAGYELQEELDFLTNRALEPNVFFSSRFLAPAMPRLEDRVIRLMLMRDESETHSRMRLMLPFSVEKPGFSVGASIIRAWANPFGPLGTPLLDREDAAETLDNMLEALSRPESGLPGILVLPDLRLDGPVASLLRAVALGRNLSVAVTDEAQRPMLQSTLDAEDYLGHAVSPHHRREMRRQWRRLSEHGEVTYTVARQPDEIRYHLEEFLTLEDSGWKGRRKSAMVADRYRAAFAREAINSLAETDSVRIHSLALDGEAIASMIVFVSSGDAWTWKTAYDETYARYSPGKLLVDRLTEWHLDDLNIQRTDSCAVPDHPIMSRMWTERESMGTMVIGLNAGHDRDVRQVATQLHIYRNTRNIARMLREKIRGIARR
- a CDS encoding YqaA family protein, which gives rise to MLRRLYNWTMSLAGTRHAEKGLFGVSFAESSFFPIPPDVLLIPMTLAKPRNWVRLALICTIASVIGAFVGYAIGMFLYESVGKWLLETYGAADKFDKISQWYNTWGGWGVLFAAITPFPYKVLTIFSGATGLNLFVFAGVSIIGRAFRFFLVTWLLSRFGEPIRLFIEKYLGLLFTLFMVLLVGGFYAIKYVF
- a CDS encoding lipopolysaccharide biosynthesis protein translates to MTLIDTAGKILPPRYAARLMPVFERLLTVMTAKDETSAAQRMALVAFSIRIVSAAIAFVSQIILARLMGEFEYGIFVFVWVIAVILGNLSCLGFHTTVIRFLPQYRSAGADESIRGLTATARIFALVSATLIAATGIAALYLLGDKIQAHYIQPLFVGAFVLPMIALGDVLDGTARANGWPVHALGPTYIIRPLLILSLVACAIGLGRMADANTAILAALAAAYLTTILQYVVITGKLKQRFPAPGIQIHFRTWLTVAFPIFLIEGFYFMLTNSDVIIVGLYLPPEKVAVYFAAAKTMALVHFVYFAVKAAVAQRFSSLVSGTDRAALSAFARLTVQWTFWPSLLVGGLVILAGPFLLSLFGPAFQEGHMIMIVLFAGIIAKAMIGPGEVLLTMAGEHRICAAIYAVALAANLGINIVLIPVWGLLGAATATAAAMVIEAGLLHIIIRRRLGIVMFIAAGPASGRGRFGTETG
- a CDS encoding disulfide bond formation protein B; translation: MPASDLTTSSARDIRTRTALFLALAMAAVVGTALGFEHIGGYIPCALCLEQRMPYYAGAPLMLIAAVVSRAGGPSWAVRGLLAVGGLLMLYGLVLGVYHSGVEWHWWDGPASCATSADAVTRDAGSLLGDLSSKKPPSCDAAALRVLGLSFAGWNVLASAALAAIAIRGTLVKR
- a CDS encoding HNH endonuclease; protein product: MTIFVSPQSLPALVLNADYRPLSYYPLSLWSWQDAVKAVFLDRVQIVAEYDHAVSSPSFSMRVPSVVCLKTYIKPSRYPAFTRFNLFLRDRFECQYCGSPNELTFDHVIPRRCGGETTWENVVAACSPCNLRKGGVMPKQAGMIPQQKPYRPSVQDLHKNGRMFPPNHLHESWMDYLYWDVELQP
- a CDS encoding DNA-3-methyladenine glycosylase family protein codes for the protein MRRIDNMDDIAEGLAALAQADPRLARAIKLAGPVPLRRKPPGYAALTEIILSQMVSKASANALWRKLELAAGEISPAAVLALSDAQLRAAGLSRAKAETVRRVGEAVLGGALDLEHLCGLEGREAIERLTVIKGLGPWTAEVYLLFCAGHPDIFPAGDVALQSAAAHLMGLEVRPQTRVLADLAQDWSPWRGVAARLLWAYYAQAMGRDATPLAS